In a single window of the Fibrobacter sp. UWB15 genome:
- the nusB gene encoding transcription antitermination factor NusB, which produces MKVSYRPARVFAMQLLYAMEITGQTAGEALPGILESQPLHAEQKKYGMKLVDLVQAHREELDENIRAAAAHWELDRMASLDRIVLRIAMVELSYIPEIPMKVAITEAVQIAAKYSTDNSDSFVNGLLTGFMRNRGMVVTEPKEK; this is translated from the coding sequence ATGAAAGTAAGTTACAGACCCGCCCGAGTTTTTGCCATGCAGCTCTTGTATGCCATGGAAATTACGGGCCAGACCGCAGGGGAAGCTCTTCCGGGAATCCTTGAATCCCAGCCCCTTCACGCTGAACAGAAAAAGTATGGAATGAAGTTGGTGGACCTGGTGCAGGCCCATCGCGAAGAACTCGACGAAAACATCAGGGCCGCGGCTGCCCACTGGGAACTGGACCGCATGGCTAGCCTTGACCGCATTGTGCTCCGCATTGCGATGGTCGAACTTTCTTATATCCCCGAAATCCCGATGAAGGTCGCCATTACCGAAGCGGTGCAGATTGCCGCCAAGTACAGTACCGACAATTCGGATTCTTTTGTGAATGGCCTTTTGACTGGCTTTATGCGTAACCGTGGCATGGTTGTCACCGAACCTAAGGAAAAGTAA
- the ribH gene encoding 6,7-dimethyl-8-ribityllumazine synthase, which yields MNEIKNSLNGSGLKVAIAVARFNEVVTDKLLEGAVRQLELLGVADKDITVVHVPGAFELPGVCRRLADSGKYSAVMALGAVIRGETSHYDVVVNASTGGIANIAAEGKLPVILGILTTDTVDQAMNRAGLKAGNLGSSWASTAVEMANLYKSI from the coding sequence GTGAACGAAATCAAGAATTCCCTCAATGGTAGTGGCCTCAAGGTGGCAATCGCCGTTGCCCGCTTTAACGAGGTCGTGACCGACAAGCTTCTGGAAGGGGCTGTGCGTCAGCTCGAACTTCTCGGTGTTGCCGACAAGGATATTACAGTCGTGCATGTGCCGGGCGCATTCGAACTTCCGGGCGTGTGCCGTCGCCTCGCCGACAGCGGCAAGTACAGTGCCGTAATGGCGCTGGGTGCCGTGATTCGTGGCGAGACCAGCCACTACGACGTGGTGGTGAATGCTTCTACCGGCGGTATCGCAAACATCGCCGCCGAAGGCAAGCTCCCCGTGATTCTTGGAATTTTAACCACCGACACCGTGGACCAGGCAATGAACCGTGCAGGCCTCAAGGCCGGCAACCTCGGTAGCAGTTGGGCATCTACCGCCGTTGAAATGGCAAACCTTTATAAAAGCATCTAA
- a CDS encoding bifunctional 3,4-dihydroxy-2-butanone-4-phosphate synthase/GTP cyclohydrolase II codes for MTLLNTIEEAIEDFKNGKFLIVVDDEDRENEGDFVIAAEKITPEKVNFMLHEGRGVLCAPLPIKRCHELNLTRQTAENTSILGTPFTIMVDKIEGCTTGVSAHDRAATILALSDPNSKPSDFGRPGHISPLYAQEEGVLRRAGHTEAAVDLAKLAGLRPAAALIEIMNEDGTMARMPQLQEVAKKFNLKIISIHDLIDYRLKNEKLVQRVAAPHVSTKYGDFTAYAYKSKTDGVEHVAWVAGNPDFSKPVYVRVHSECLTGDIFGSLRCDCGEQLAAAMKFIGEHGGVFLYMRGQEGRGIGLCNKLRAYELQEKGMDTVEANLHLGFKSDLRQYGTGAQILADLGVKEMRLLTNNPSKISGITAYGLKIVERVPIEIKPNKENLFYLLTKQKKMGHQLHIDGAAPQENLNEEK; via the coding sequence GTGACCTTGCTTAATACGATTGAAGAGGCCATAGAAGATTTTAAGAACGGCAAGTTTTTGATTGTGGTCGATGACGAAGACCGCGAAAACGAAGGCGACTTTGTCATCGCCGCCGAAAAGATTACGCCCGAAAAGGTGAACTTCATGCTCCACGAAGGTCGTGGCGTGCTTTGCGCACCGCTCCCGATCAAGCGTTGCCATGAACTGAACCTCACGCGGCAGACCGCCGAGAATACCTCGATTTTGGGCACGCCTTTTACCATCATGGTCGACAAGATTGAAGGCTGCACCACGGGTGTATCCGCTCACGACCGCGCTGCAACGATTCTCGCTCTTTCGGACCCGAATTCCAAGCCCAGCGACTTCGGCAGGCCGGGGCATATTTCGCCCCTGTACGCCCAGGAAGAGGGCGTACTCCGTCGCGCAGGCCATACCGAAGCAGCTGTAGACCTGGCAAAGCTGGCGGGCCTGCGCCCGGCGGCCGCCTTGATCGAAATCATGAACGAAGACGGCACCATGGCCCGCATGCCGCAGCTTCAGGAAGTCGCGAAGAAGTTTAACCTCAAGATTATCTCGATCCACGACCTCATCGATTACCGCCTGAAAAACGAAAAGCTCGTGCAGCGCGTAGCCGCTCCGCATGTGTCGACCAAGTACGGCGACTTTACCGCATACGCCTACAAAAGCAAGACCGATGGCGTAGAACATGTGGCGTGGGTCGCGGGCAATCCCGACTTCAGCAAGCCGGTTTACGTGCGCGTGCACAGCGAATGCCTTACGGGCGACATTTTCGGTAGCCTCCGCTGCGATTGCGGCGAACAGCTTGCCGCCGCCATGAAGTTCATCGGCGAGCACGGCGGCGTGTTCCTGTACATGCGCGGGCAGGAGGGTAGGGGTATTGGCCTCTGCAACAAGTTGCGTGCCTACGAACTGCAGGAGAAGGGCATGGACACGGTCGAGGCGAATCTGCACCTCGGGTTCAAGTCGGACCTCCGCCAGTACGGTACGGGCGCCCAGATTTTGGCCGACCTCGGCGTCAAGGAAATGCGACTCTTGACGAACAACCCGAGCAAGATTTCGGGCATTACGGCTTACGGCCTTAAGATCGTGGAACGCGTGCCCATCGAAATCAAGCCGAACAAGGAAAACCTGTTCTACTTGCTCACGAAGCAGAAAAAGATGGGGCATCAGCTGCATATCGACGGCGCTGCACCCCAAGAAAATTTGAATGAGGAAAAGTAA
- a CDS encoding riboflavin synthase — protein MFTGIIQSTGEIVSIESRGDALTMRLKSPGFFKNCKLGDSVANDGVCLSIESCTDDEATFCLMHQTVENTGFKQAAVGKLVNLELPCRADSFMGGHFVMGHVDCITEVIKVTPRETGVEVDLKLPADLRRYVIRRGSISLNGISLTVAEKFEDSIRVCIIPETLARTNLRNWVPGTIVNVEVDMLGKYIENYLKERDLA, from the coding sequence ATGTTTACGGGTATTATTCAATCTACCGGTGAAATCGTTTCTATCGAAAGTAGGGGCGATGCGCTTACCATGCGCCTTAAGTCACCGGGCTTTTTTAAAAATTGTAAGTTGGGCGACAGTGTCGCCAACGATGGTGTGTGTCTTTCCATAGAATCTTGTACCGATGACGAAGCCACTTTTTGCCTGATGCACCAGACGGTGGAAAATACGGGCTTTAAGCAGGCCGCTGTCGGTAAGTTGGTGAATTTGGAACTACCGTGTCGTGCAGACAGCTTTATGGGCGGTCACTTTGTGATGGGCCATGTGGACTGCATAACCGAAGTCATCAAGGTGACTCCGCGCGAAACGGGTGTCGAAGTGGATTTGAAGCTTCCGGCTGACCTGCGTCGCTATGTGATTCGCCGCGGTTCGATTTCTCTCAACGGAATCAGCCTGACGGTCGCTGAAAAGTTCGAAGATTCCATTCGCGTGTGCATTATCCCTGAAACGCTTGCTCGCACGAATCTGCGCAATTGGGTTCCGGGTACAATCGTGAATGTGGAAGTCGACATGCTCGGCAAGTATATTGAAAATTATCTGAAGGAACGTGACCTTGCTTAA
- a CDS encoding YfiM family protein codes for MNFFRAFIISVVALLFASVSLQAAPYDPLTWRDSTWDYRSEELGDTVEFSVAKSVGVASTVLIAYGAAYWLVFDKGWWDEQGSDFHFENDFDYALNLDKFGHFASGVMMGESFYEGYRWAGISEFYSYLFAGFSAMATHIAIDVKDGFSPEWGFSVFDVLSGTLGGFLPMAERYVPVFKYVDLKWSYWINTKAYYRQSKTGVFTDDYCNQTFWASFKVYRMLPKAARQYYPSWLAIAAGLSIDEGVFLHDKDVTPHREVYIALDYDLEAFRPQSRMARTIVKYLNYFKLPAPTVQVYPEFHWYLLYPIKF; via the coding sequence GTGAATTTTTTTCGGGCTTTTATAATTTCTGTCGTTGCGCTTCTGTTTGCAAGCGTTTCCTTGCAGGCAGCCCCTTACGATCCGCTGACTTGGCGCGATTCTACTTGGGATTACCGCAGCGAAGAACTCGGCGATACGGTTGAATTTTCGGTTGCCAAAAGTGTCGGTGTCGCCTCTACGGTTTTGATTGCTTACGGTGCCGCTTACTGGCTTGTATTTGATAAAGGCTGGTGGGACGAACAGGGGAGTGATTTCCATTTCGAAAACGATTTTGATTACGCGCTAAACCTCGACAAGTTCGGCCATTTCGCCTCGGGCGTCATGATGGGCGAGTCCTTTTACGAAGGCTATCGCTGGGCGGGAATTTCCGAATTTTATTCGTACTTGTTCGCGGGCTTTTCGGCGATGGCGACCCATATTGCAATCGACGTGAAGGACGGCTTTTCGCCGGAGTGGGGCTTTAGCGTTTTCGACGTGCTTTCGGGAACGCTCGGTGGTTTCTTGCCGATGGCCGAACGCTATGTTCCCGTGTTCAAGTACGTGGACCTCAAGTGGAGCTACTGGATTAACACCAAAGCGTACTACAGACAAAGTAAAACAGGCGTATTTACCGACGACTATTGTAACCAAACATTCTGGGCGTCGTTCAAGGTTTACCGCATGTTGCCTAAGGCCGCGCGTCAGTATTATCCGAGTTGGCTTGCCATTGCAGCGGGCTTAAGCATTGACGAAGGTGTGTTCCTGCACGACAAAGATGTGACGCCGCATCGCGAAGTCTACATTGCGCTGGATTACGACCTGGAAGCATTCCGCCCGCAGAGCCGCATGGCACGCACTATCGTGAAGTACCTGAATTACTTCAAGTTGCCGGCCCCCACCGTGCAAGTTTATCCCGAATTCCACTGGTACTTGCTGTATCCGATTAAATTCTAG
- the fabF gene encoding beta-ketoacyl-ACP synthase II, whose product MEEVVITGMGCVSALGNTPELLWNNLLEGKSGLATIDRFDVTNYPIKIAAAVKEFDGSEFISPRDSSRLSRCIQYAVYASFQALKNAGISPENEDPTRSGVIIGSGIGGMQIYSDSVVSLSNRGPSRVSPFFIPMSIVNMPAGEVSNRTGWMGPCYAVVSACATSNHSIAAAYDQIRLGRADIMLAGGTDETVNNVALAGFTSMKALSKRNDDPTTASRPFDKDRDGFVIGEGSGILVLESLTHAKKRGANILARVAGIGMSADAHHMSAPREDGEGVRLAIEMALREAGISPKDVGYVNTHGTSTPLGDVAECSALEKVFAGATDNLKVNSSKCMIGHALGAAGALEAIITVKSLQNQMIHATTNVFNQDERIHLDVCANKNTSHSFNYAMSDSFGFGGQNSVLLLGRN is encoded by the coding sequence ATGGAAGAAGTTGTAATTACAGGTATGGGGTGTGTTTCCGCCCTCGGCAATACGCCGGAACTCCTTTGGAACAACCTGCTGGAAGGTAAATCCGGACTCGCAACGATCGATCGCTTCGACGTAACCAACTATCCGATCAAGATAGCTGCCGCCGTCAAGGAATTCGATGGTTCTGAATTTATTTCCCCGCGCGATTCGTCCCGTCTGTCCAGGTGCATCCAGTACGCTGTGTATGCTTCTTTCCAGGCACTCAAGAACGCCGGTATTTCTCCCGAAAACGAAGATCCGACCCGTTCTGGCGTGATTATCGGTTCCGGTATCGGCGGTATGCAGATTTATAGCGATTCCGTCGTTTCGCTTTCGAACCGTGGCCCGAGCCGCGTGTCCCCGTTCTTCATTCCGATGTCTATCGTGAACATGCCCGCTGGCGAAGTTTCCAACCGCACTGGCTGGATGGGCCCCTGCTACGCAGTGGTTTCCGCTTGCGCCACCTCTAACCACTCTATCGCCGCCGCCTACGACCAGATCCGCTTGGGCCGCGCCGATATCATGCTCGCCGGTGGTACCGACGAAACCGTGAACAATGTGGCTCTCGCTGGCTTTACCTCCATGAAGGCCTTGAGCAAGCGCAATGACGATCCGACGACGGCTTCTCGTCCGTTCGACAAGGACCGCGACGGTTTCGTGATCGGTGAAGGTTCTGGCATTCTCGTTCTCGAAAGCCTTACGCACGCCAAGAAGCGTGGCGCCAACATTCTCGCTCGCGTGGCCGGCATCGGCATGAGCGCGGACGCTCACCACATGTCCGCCCCGCGTGAAGACGGCGAAGGCGTCCGCCTCGCTATCGAAATGGCTCTCCGCGAAGCCGGCATTTCCCCGAAGGATGTGGGCTACGTGAACACCCACGGTACTTCGACCCCGCTTGGCGACGTTGCTGAATGCTCTGCACTCGAAAAGGTCTTTGCCGGTGCTACCGACAACCTCAAGGTGAACTCCTCCAAGTGCATGATCGGTCACGCTCTCGGCGCCGCCGGTGCTCTTGAAGCCATCATCACCGTGAAGTCCTTGCAGAATCAGATGATTCACGCGACCACGAACGTGTTCAACCAGGACGAACGCATCCACCTCGATGTGTGCGCCAACAAGAACACCAGCCACTCGTTCAACTACGCCATGTCCGACAGCTTCGGCTTCGGTGGCCAGAACAGCGTGCTGCTCCTCGGCCGCAACTAA
- a CDS encoding nucleotidyltransferase family protein — translation MALSPEGDVLVLDRKLSDSEWNSIHSESLRHLVTAIVYRAINRLPKEQRPSMELVFQWASEAETVRGHNELLNAEAARLAQLFEAQGRKTAVLKGAANARLYPDPFMRHAGDIDLWVEGGRKSVEDLVKKMGYEIDEKDTGAPHHIHILGMSKVPVEIHFRPGSGVFSPFANRHLLRYLEVEILNTERVPEGFSVPSIKFALAMQLAHIQRHFFKGGVGLKQIVDYFILLEHSTADDRRELSAKLSRFGLKRLGAALMWIMGEVFGLEKDKMLVAPDTKRGKKMLAEVYACGNFGFYHVNAKDEHKMNFVERWLWNRWKTARLAPFSLSEVFWQEMDYCRDFIRKIPLRIKYRRISIWELYH, via the coding sequence ATGGCGCTTTCACCAGAAGGCGATGTGCTTGTTTTGGACCGTAAGCTGAGTGATTCTGAATGGAATTCGATTCATTCGGAAAGTTTGCGTCATTTAGTGACGGCAATCGTGTACCGTGCCATCAACCGTTTGCCCAAAGAGCAGCGCCCTTCTATGGAACTTGTGTTCCAGTGGGCGAGTGAAGCGGAGACTGTCAGGGGGCATAACGAACTTCTGAATGCCGAAGCAGCTAGGCTTGCGCAGCTGTTCGAGGCGCAGGGCCGCAAGACGGCTGTGTTGAAGGGGGCCGCCAATGCGAGGCTTTACCCGGATCCATTCATGCGGCATGCAGGAGATATTGACTTGTGGGTCGAAGGCGGTCGCAAAAGCGTTGAGGACCTTGTGAAAAAAATGGGCTACGAAATAGACGAAAAGGATACTGGCGCTCCGCATCATATTCACATTTTGGGGATGAGCAAGGTTCCTGTAGAAATCCATTTTAGGCCTGGCTCTGGAGTATTTAGTCCTTTTGCGAATAGGCATCTGCTGCGGTACTTGGAAGTAGAAATCTTGAATACGGAGCGTGTGCCTGAAGGTTTTTCCGTTCCTTCGATCAAGTTTGCCCTTGCAATGCAATTGGCTCATATCCAGCGTCATTTTTTCAAGGGGGGGGTGGGGCTCAAGCAGATTGTAGACTATTTTATTTTGCTCGAGCATTCAACTGCCGATGACCGTCGTGAACTTTCGGCGAAGCTTTCACGATTTGGCCTCAAGCGGCTGGGAGCTGCCCTTATGTGGATCATGGGAGAAGTTTTCGGTCTTGAAAAAGACAAAATGTTGGTGGCTCCTGATACAAAACGGGGCAAAAAGATGCTCGCCGAGGTCTACGCATGCGGAAACTTCGGGTTCTATCATGTGAACGCCAAGGACGAACACAAAATGAATTTCGTGGAACGTTGGCTATGGAACCGTTGGAAAACGGCTCGTTTGGCGCCTTTTTCGCTGTCTGAAGTTTTCTGGCAAGAGATGGATTATTGTCGGGATTTCATCAGAAAGATTCCTTTACGTATTAAATATCGCCGGATTTCGATTTGGGAACTGTATCATTAG
- the orn gene encoding oligoribonuclease gives MKSAPNLVWMDLEMSGLEPERDVILEIATIVTDPNLNILAEGPVLAIHQTENIFEGMDDWNKRHHTQSGLVERCRKSTLTMADADKMTLDFIKPFTTERGNVLCGNSITQDRRFLYKYMPLLTGWLNYRNIDVSSIKELTFRWYPDLPEFQKMEKHQALDDIRESIAELQYYRKTIFK, from the coding sequence ATTAAAAGCGCACCGAACCTCGTCTGGATGGACCTCGAAATGTCGGGTCTTGAGCCGGAAAGGGACGTTATTCTCGAAATAGCGACGATCGTAACCGACCCGAACTTGAATATTTTGGCCGAAGGGCCCGTCTTGGCAATTCACCAGACCGAAAACATTTTTGAAGGCATGGACGACTGGAACAAGCGTCACCACACCCAGAGCGGACTCGTGGAACGCTGCCGCAAGTCGACTCTCACTATGGCCGACGCCGACAAGATGACGCTTGACTTCATCAAGCCCTTCACTACCGAACGCGGAAACGTGCTCTGCGGGAATTCCATTACGCAGGACAGGCGTTTTCTGTACAAGTACATGCCGCTTTTGACCGGCTGGCTGAACTACAGAAACATCGACGTGAGTTCCATCAAGGAACTGACCTTCCGCTGGTACCCGGACTTGCCGGAATTCCAGAAGATGGAAAAGCACCAGGCCCTGGACGATATCCGCGAAAGCATCGCCGAACTCCAGTACTACCGCAAGACGATTTTTAAGTAA
- a CDS encoding penicillin-binding transpeptidase domain-containing protein, with product MGICALMGTCIFGEKEPPKPAEEDEYAEAIDSTAANNATLQAEQLSETGLFPKADSEDLANTQATVAAAVVPDNPTEADVIDSTHIKAQKDVFMAEKIDNLLRRFRPEHAVILMVDPQSNEIIAWGERRNNHVQEKPDYFIKNTFPAASLAKTVTISAAMESNRYSLTSQIPMIGSSIHLYKNQLRVKEGYKGPFIELQDAYAKSANPPMAIVGMNVGAERLRSAAKKLGYNTNFPGALPPRSNYAPPDTGYGLAEVSSGFTEATTLTPLLAAAQVRSILMKKPLEIPWAANLDGYAPKSRIALDVGKFSDNTYYGLREAMIRTVTHGTARKNISTRHMARKNYEALNIGGKTGSLDGHDPYGRYEWFMGFAQSKADPSKAVVLVIMQVHDLQGMRSQPATQVAGMLFNYWAHQYLPKKGK from the coding sequence ATGGGAATTTGCGCCCTGATGGGCACCTGCATTTTTGGCGAGAAAGAACCACCGAAGCCCGCTGAAGAAGATGAATACGCAGAAGCTATCGATTCTACCGCCGCAAATAATGCCACCCTGCAGGCCGAACAGCTAAGCGAAACTGGACTTTTCCCCAAGGCCGATTCCGAAGACCTGGCGAACACGCAGGCAACGGTTGCCGCTGCCGTCGTTCCCGATAATCCGACCGAAGCAGACGTCATCGACAGCACGCACATCAAGGCCCAGAAAGATGTTTTCATGGCCGAAAAGATCGACAACCTGCTGCGCCGATTCCGCCCCGAACATGCGGTGATACTGATGGTGGACCCCCAGAGCAACGAAATCATTGCCTGGGGCGAACGCCGCAACAACCACGTACAGGAAAAGCCCGACTACTTTATCAAGAACACCTTCCCGGCAGCATCGCTTGCAAAGACGGTCACCATTTCGGCCGCCATGGAATCGAACCGCTACTCGCTCACGTCGCAGATTCCGATGATTGGCTCCAGCATTCACCTTTACAAGAACCAGCTGCGCGTCAAGGAAGGCTACAAGGGGCCATTTATTGAACTGCAAGACGCTTACGCCAAGTCCGCGAACCCGCCGATGGCCATCGTGGGCATGAACGTGGGTGCCGAACGCCTGCGCAGCGCCGCCAAGAAACTTGGCTACAACACGAACTTCCCGGGAGCGCTCCCCCCGCGTTCCAACTACGCTCCGCCCGATACCGGCTACGGCCTCGCCGAAGTCAGCAGCGGCTTTACGGAAGCCACCACCTTGACGCCGCTCCTTGCCGCAGCCCAGGTCCGCTCCATTCTCATGAAAAAGCCGCTCGAAATTCCGTGGGCCGCAAACCTGGACGGTTACGCCCCCAAGAGCCGCATCGCGCTTGATGTCGGCAAGTTCAGCGACAACACCTATTATGGGCTCCGCGAAGCGATGATTCGTACTGTCACGCACGGTACCGCACGTAAAAACATTTCGACCAGGCACATGGCCCGTAAGAACTACGAAGCTTTAAACATCGGCGGAAAGACGGGCTCACTCGACGGGCACGACCCCTACGGCCGCTACGAATGGTTCATGGGTTTTGCACAATCTAAAGCAGACCCGAGCAAGGCGGTAGTGCTTGTGATTATGCAGGTGCACGACTTACAAGGTATGCGCTCGCAGCCGGCAACCCAGGTCGCCGGAATGCTGTTTAACTATTGGGCTCACCAATATTTACCCAAGAAAGGAAAGTAA
- the lgt gene encoding prolipoprotein diacylglyceryl transferase, with translation MEPTWWNLIPSYFDGTAFTLGSFPVRWYGIMYIFAFVTGYLTLMHVNKKEKLGYTKDQFDSLFTWIIAGIIIGARLGYVFFYKPGYYLANPTEIILPMTHDALGYHFAGISGMSYHGGMILGTIFTYIGLKRNKMKVWEGLNLCFMLAPLAYTWGRWGNFINGELFGEVTTSGIGMWFPLAHDSPIENPILHHPSQLYEMLFEGVILFAVLYNLRRIPLLRDKMPCLYLMGYGFFRFFIEFFRRPDAHLGRVDLFGMSRGQTLCSVMFLTGLIWLIVLIYRQKKAVDSRQ, from the coding sequence ATGGAACCGACATGGTGGAATCTAATCCCTTCTTATTTTGACGGAACGGCCTTTACACTCGGGAGTTTCCCAGTGCGCTGGTACGGCATCATGTACATTTTCGCCTTCGTGACAGGCTACCTGACGCTGATGCACGTGAACAAGAAAGAAAAGCTGGGCTACACCAAGGACCAGTTCGACAGCCTGTTCACCTGGATTATCGCGGGCATCATTATCGGTGCGCGCCTGGGTTACGTGTTCTTCTACAAACCGGGCTACTACCTTGCAAACCCGACCGAAATCATACTGCCCATGACTCACGATGCTCTTGGCTACCACTTTGCCGGAATCTCAGGCATGAGCTACCACGGCGGCATGATTCTTGGAACGATATTCACCTACATTGGCCTGAAGCGCAACAAGATGAAGGTCTGGGAAGGCCTGAACCTTTGCTTTATGCTTGCTCCGCTCGCCTACACTTGGGGACGCTGGGGCAATTTCATTAACGGCGAACTTTTTGGCGAAGTCACCACGAGCGGCATTGGCATGTGGTTCCCGCTCGCCCACGACAGCCCTATCGAAAACCCAATTCTACACCACCCGAGCCAGCTTTACGAAATGTTGTTCGAAGGCGTAATCCTGTTTGCAGTTTTGTACAACTTAAGGCGCATCCCGCTGCTGCGCGACAAGATGCCTTGCCTGTACCTGATGGGCTACGGCTTCTTTAGATTCTTCATCGAATTTTTCCGCAGGCCCGATGCACACCTCGGCCGCGTTGACCTGTTCGGCATGAGCCGCGGACAGACGCTTTGTAGCGTCATGTTCCTGACCGGTTTAATCTGGCTGATTGTACTGATTTACAGGCAGAAGAAAGCAGTAGACAGTAGACAGTAG
- a CDS encoding TldD/PmbA family protein — MNIIDAVNCMCDLAKGEAEQFDVIASNSHSEGLSVFQGQVQNTEISDSVGLGIRVIKDGRPGYAHTERLTKEAIAQTIKDAVCHTQWTEAVDITLPAPAKIPEGNPNYNPELEKLTLADVKDFCIELEKQTFARSKEIVNIPYLGADLNSDFSIVANHNGLFYTDKGNSVSVGAGAVAVRNGISKLGNFVKSSRNWAEISMDEIATKAATYATELFGAQKIEGGKIPVVFSERVSGRIIGMYSSPFIAESMQKGTSRLAGKLGSKIASDKFSLMSDPLGENFSHKMYFDSEGSLTRRVDVVKDGVFNEALYNLETAAKDGCKTTGNGARGFGSKMSTAFWNMYVPAGERTTAELLKLFPKCLLVVRLEGGSGCSSVSGELSIGAHGFWCENGVIQHPVDGVTLSGNYFDIIQNVVGVGNEYYNPFAGVKVPALAISELAVSC, encoded by the coding sequence ATGAATATTATAGATGCTGTAAATTGCATGTGTGACCTCGCGAAGGGCGAGGCGGAACAGTTTGATGTGATTGCCTCGAATTCTCATTCCGAGGGTTTGTCTGTTTTTCAGGGCCAGGTGCAGAATACTGAAATTTCGGATTCCGTGGGCCTTGGCATTCGCGTGATTAAGGACGGACGTCCGGGTTACGCCCATACGGAACGCTTGACGAAGGAAGCGATTGCGCAGACTATCAAGGATGCCGTTTGCCATACGCAGTGGACCGAAGCTGTAGATATTACTCTTCCTGCACCGGCAAAGATTCCAGAAGGCAATCCCAATTACAATCCGGAACTTGAAAAGCTGACCCTTGCAGATGTCAAGGATTTTTGCATTGAACTTGAAAAGCAGACGTTTGCCCGTTCCAAGGAAATCGTCAATATTCCTTATTTGGGCGCAGACTTGAACAGCGATTTTTCGATTGTGGCTAACCATAATGGTCTTTTCTATACCGATAAGGGAAATTCGGTATCGGTGGGGGCGGGCGCAGTCGCTGTGCGAAATGGCATTAGCAAGTTGGGAAACTTCGTCAAGAGCAGCCGCAACTGGGCCGAAATTTCCATGGATGAAATTGCGACCAAGGCCGCTACCTATGCGACAGAACTTTTTGGTGCCCAAAAGATTGAAGGTGGCAAAATCCCGGTCGTGTTCTCGGAACGAGTTTCGGGCAGAATCATAGGCATGTATTCGTCTCCCTTTATTGCGGAATCCATGCAGAAAGGAACTTCTCGCCTTGCGGGTAAGCTGGGCTCCAAGATTGCTTCCGACAAGTTCTCGCTTATGAGTGATCCGCTGGGTGAAAACTTTAGCCACAAGATGTACTTTGATTCCGAAGGTTCGCTCACACGCCGAGTCGATGTCGTGAAAGACGGAGTCTTCAACGAAGCTCTCTACAATCTGGAAACAGCCGCAAAAGACGGTTGCAAGACGACAGGTAACGGTGCTCGCGGTTTTGGTTCCAAGATGTCTACCGCTTTCTGGAACATGTATGTGCCCGCAGGCGAACGGACCACTGCCGAATTATTGAAACTGTTCCCCAAGTGTCTCTTGGTGGTGCGTCTTGAAGGTGGCTCCGGCTGCAGCTCCGTAAGTGGCGAACTCAGCATTGGCGCCCATGGCTTCTGGTGTGAAAACGGCGTGATTCAGCACCCCGTTGATGGAGTCACCTTGTCTGGAAACTACTTCGACATCATCCAGAATGTGGTCGGTGTCGGCAATGAATACTACAATCCGTTCGCCGGCGTGAAGGTGCCTGCGCTCGCCATCAGTGAGCTTGCGGTAAGCTGTTAA
- a CDS encoding XRE family transcriptional regulator: MARHGTPTPGQAILEGIEWLKMDKVEFARRIGVPMETLEGLIAGTVEITRELAEALESVTGSPAAYWRMLASKAKRA; the protein is encoded by the coding sequence ATGGCTAGGCATGGAACACCCACTCCGGGACAGGCAATTTTAGAAGGCATTGAATGGCTCAAGATGGACAAGGTAGAATTTGCCCGCCGCATCGGCGTCCCGATGGAAACGCTTGAGGGCCTGATTGCGGGAACCGTTGAAATTACTCGCGAACTCGCCGAAGCGCTTGAATCTGTGACCGGTAGCCCCGCTGCTTACTGGCGCATGCTCGCCAGCAAAGCCAAAAGAGCGTGA